Part of the Opisthocomus hoazin isolate bOpiHoa1 chromosome 5, bOpiHoa1.hap1, whole genome shotgun sequence genome, GGGCTGAAAACAGCTATCATATTTTGTTATCGTTTCCtacatatttttccatttgtttttacaGCTGTCTTCATGTTCTAGAAAGTCTGAAGTTTCATAAACTTGTATTTTCAGCTTAaagtccagaaaaaaaacccttccagAACTTCGTAGTATGTGAGAGCTAAGCAGTGGTGTACGGCAGCCTGTCTGATCATTTCAATCTATTTCTGCATGCATGAATTACTCATTTTACTGAATATTAACATAGCATTTTCTATGACAATTGACTATATGGCATATTCTTTTACAAGCGGGCATAAATTCTAAAGCAGAGGGGGAGTACAGCAAAGTAAAGTGTGAAATGtttgtggaagaaaataaaatcaaagtatATAGAAAGAAACAGTTTATGGTGTTAAAAGCTGCccagtttctttccttcttttaaacacaggcagaaaagcaaatattaaagAGGCAACAGCGTAAGAAGCAATCCACAAACAAGTACAGTAACTAAGAATAGATTACAGGGATAGATTAATGATCCGAATTTACTCATATACAAATGCTAAGCTTAAAAAGCAATGACAATGAGAACTTTCCTTTCATAATTAGACTTTTGATTTTCTAGCACTTCTGTTTAGCAAGTTAGTAGGGACTGAGCCAGTGACCAAGTACATTTTCTAGAACTCAGCTAGCAAAAACCAGTTCACGAATgcaaaaaagcccaaccaaagCCACCTTCCGTCCCCTTCTCCCTCTACAGCTTTACCCAACCACAGCTATTAAAGATCTTTATTCAGATGAAACAGCACTTGCTTCAGGTTAAAGCAAATAAGTCATTTAGTTCTGGTAAATATTGATTTGAGAGAATTTCTGGCTGAGAAACCTTGAGCAACTCTAGCAGGTGTTTCAATGCCAACCTCTCAGGACTCCAGAGCATCAGCAGAAACGGCTGCAGACACAAAACTCCCCTCTTCACACAGCTGGGGCTCCAACAGACCCCTGCAACGTAAAGTAAGAACTCTCCCTTCCAAGCGCCTTTAGATCTGACTTATGTTCTCCACAAGCAATACTAAATATCTGATTACTGACCTGGTTTTGAGCAATTATTTGATAAGTTTAGCTTTTCAGGAAGATTTGAGGACATCAAAATTTTTGCGGTAAAGCTTAGAACAAAAATCCTTAAGATCACTTTTCAATATAGGTCTTTCATAAACTGACTTAGAAGTGAATTAGAAATCATAGAAAAAGTATTTCTGGAAACAATAAGGAGTCATCAAGATACATAAAAGAGGGGTCTTACTGAACTTCACCTTATCGTAGTCCTGATCTTcactgagctatatgcagatataGGACACATCCACATCTCCTTGTATGACACATCAAAACCAGTCCTCTGTAGTACTAGCTTTTAATATTTTGCACAGCagtaattttgtttaaatttggAGAGAAATGTTTAAGACCGCAACATAAGTTTCAAAGCACATACATTTGCCAGGATTTCAGGCATGGAGAGAAGGTAGGCTATGAAGAAATACAAAACGTCTAACAACGTAATAGGTAAGCAAGCTGTCattctaaaaaaacccccaacatttcTTGAAAACAATTCAATTTTTACTTTAAAGTTTTCAGTACCTGCCTAGTTTTTAAACAGATGTTTTCATTAATGTTTATTATGTTTTGGAACTGATGTATTTCCAAACTATACTTTGTGCCTTTGATTACACATACAGTAGTATCTTTATAGGAAGATTCTACCAAAACAAGTGGAAACCCCCATcaggccttgacactgaagaATGAACTTTGTTGCATAAACTACTCAGCTTATCACGAAAACATTGTTTCAAAATAGGTCTTAAAGGGAACAGTGACCAAGATGGGCTCAATATTATTATGTATTCTTCAATTTAGCAGCAAGTCTAAGTAGTCATAAAACTTTCTATAGACATGGGCTACACCAGGTTTTCTCCATGCACACTATTATATGGATTATTTAGAAGGTATAACATCTGAGCAACTGAAAGTATTCTCCAGTCTGCATCTCACCTCCAGAGCTTGAAtgcaaacagcaggtctagcCAAAAAAGGAGCAGGTTTTAAATTTTACATTCAGTTTAAATAAAGAAACCTGCATTAGACCAAACAGGCAGTTGAAAGGCAAATCCACTAATATTTCTGGAGTACATTAGCAATCTAATTTTAGCAATGACTAACACAGAGAAACAGGTAAGATCTGATTAGCTAACTAGTAAACTTGCATCTTAACCAGAACTCAGAACAGTGTCTAGTCATACATAgaacactagttaccagccttgtCAGGAAGCAAGTCATTCTGTATGGCTTGCCACCTAGTTACCTACCCCACAGCTTCATCTAAAAAGCcgtatttttaaagaataaaatcctTATAGCTTAAAGTAAGTTGTCTTACAAAGGTGTAAGACAAGGACAGATGTCATCATGCAGACTTTTAGCTAAACAAAGTGGACATAAACTAGTTAACCCCGTGAATATTGCACAGTAGACAGTTCAGTTCTGGTATCTTACTAGTAATTTTCCCATGCATTTCTATGGAAAGCCTACTAATACCAAGCTACCACAGACTGGGCATTTTAGCCAGCATCCCATActattcagcttttcttttgcagaGACACTGGTGCAGAACTATTTCTTTTCCTTACATTTTTATTGCTACTTCTGCAAACTGCCTCCTCCCCACTACTCTCAACGGATGTACTCACACACATGTCCTGAGTCTGGTGTCTACTGCAGGTAGTAGGGTTATATTCTCACAAGCATCAAGTGATCCCTGACTATAACATAAGACTCCATTTTACATCTACAGAAAGTTAACGAGCATCTTCAGTTTTAAACTGTGCAGTTGTCTCTGTGGACACAGAAGCTTTGAGAAATGAGTTGTGTACATGCATTTGTATTACACACAAAGTACAGGCATGAATTGAAGTTTACTAGTTTTTAAATCAGCACCTTTACTCTCACATGAGGAGGGAAGTAGAATTCTGAATAACTAGAGTAAAACACCTCTCTACTGAGCCGGAGCATCCTCAGTTGCCTTATGGGAACACTATTTCTATTTCTGACTGCTTATTAGCAGTTTCTTTAGTCAATTCATTTATGTGGGGGTTTGCATGCTTTTATTTAGCTATATGGAATCACTCAAACAGCAAGGGGACACTTAACTAAACAGATTTGCACCAAGATGATTTAATCATTGTATGCTGTTCTCAGAAACCAGTGGCTTAACTTTTTTGCTACCCTGTCTAACCCTCTTCCCCATGGCTTCCTTGCATTTTAAAACCAAGCCATTTTTCTTTGGCCTCTACCAAAGATGGCCTATTCAAGCATCTTTTCATAGATCTTTGTAGTCTATAACAAGTAGAGGAGATTTCAAAAACTGGACTTTGGGAGCAAAGAGTAAATAAGGTGCTACAGAGCATAGCCCTGGCAAGAAGCCTGCTGTACTGCTGAAGGTGGCATGTATCAACACAAGAACTACAAATTAGTTCAGTTTATCTAGAAATAGCCTTTCTGCAAGAGTTCCCTTCACACACTGAGGAAAGCAAAATCTCACCCGTGTCATTTTAAAAAAGTCTAATGATGGTCTGTTCCATCGTACATCCTCCTCCCGTCTGCGCTTTAGCCGGCTTTTCTTTTCATTCAGAACGCAAGGCTGCGAGCGGCACCGCAACAGGCCCTGACGCCGGCTGAGCTCGGGTGTGGAGGTGGGAGTGCTGTTGGCTGAAGGCAAGAGATTTCCCGTCTCAGTGATGTGCTCCTGGGAGAGGGAGAGGCGGCGCCTTGGGTTAAAGTCACAAGGGCCTCCAGAATTCCAGCGGGTACTCGAGCTTGTGCTGCCCTCGCTGCTGTCCACAAACCCGCTGCTGGCAGAGGAAGGTCTGGGTACTGGCGATGTGTTGAAGCTGGTGACCGTGAAGACATTATTTAGCGACAGTATGTTTTGTGGCAGACTGATACTTGTGCTTCTCTGTAAGGTTGCACTTCCATGACTGTTGCAGCGTTGCAAAGTAGCGCTGCCACCACTATTACACCGTCTCTTTGACACAGGAGTCCAAACCTTTGAATTGCCAGGCTTCCACGGTGACCGACAGCGAGACAGCTCATCTGGTTCAGAGAGGGACCTACAGTGGCGTTTCGTTGGCGGTGCCAAGGGCTGACCCGAGTTTTCGTTAAGGTTTAATTCACTTATCCATCCTGACACCATAGATGTACTGGAAGATTCCTGCTGCCACTGCAGACTACCATTGCTGGCCGTGCTGGTGCTGAACGGGCACACTGAGAAAGAGTAAGCTGAATTCCTTGTTGTGTCAGTCTGGATTGGGCAACCCCCATTTAAAGCTTTCCAAGGActctcttctgaaaacaaaagaaagatacAGGTGAGAGATGCAAAGGAGAAAGACAATTTGTTTTAAACCTAGTGTAATGTAAAATCATGCTTAGAAGGATGAGCCACAAATACCCAGCTCTTAATCAGAATTCTACATTATAGTtacacattcatttaaaaaaaaaggtagaaaattcCAAAAACATGAAGGCCAAAGTATTTCAGGAGCCAATTCAGGCACTCCAGTATATACCTTGTTAATGCTTCGTCCTATATACTGCAAGATTACAGCACTCAGCGAACGAGAGGGACAGCTTCCCTACCTGCTTCCTACTGCATAGCATATACCACAATTAAAACCTGTAGCAGTGAACACCCTAAGGTACAACCAAAATGTATTAACAAGTAGTGTGAGTACCCACCGTGgaatattttgggattttttttttattctttttttaatagaagagcAGGATAATCTCTTCATAGACTGCTGTCCTCCATTTGGCTGTTTTGCTTTTCTATTAAGAATACCTTACTATAGAAAAGCTTGAGTGATGGGCGTTCATACTCTGTGGTGTGAAAAGCTTTACTTTAAAATAGAAAGAGTATAAAGTTAAATCAGACTACAGATTGTTTCCTTCCCCCCCCATAttcaaaggggaggggggggggggaaatcttaATTCAATGAATAAAGTGCATATCCCTTAAGAAAGGGATTCTTAAGGGATAACCTCCTGCAAGTTTTACTGTGAATACAGGCATAACCCATAGTGCTCAACTTCTCATCTGAAGTGGCAATGCTGGGTTAAAAGCAGTCTGCCAGCGAAGCCTCTCACTCTTTTGTGAAGAGTTTCTTTGAGAACATTCTGCACATTTTACAGCTGTTCCTCCACATTACACTTCATTGTATAAGAAGAACTACAGCAGACTTTGGATTTGCAAATTGAAAAGCAGCAAAACTGTTGGCCAGTTAACAGTGCTTCATGCTTGGTTAGAAAATTTGCTAATTTAAAGCAATTAGCCAAGTAAGTTTCACTCACCCTGGCtttaaagaaagaatatttaaaataagaagttTCTCCCCCATGCCTATTTTAAGAATCTAGATATAGCCTAAACATTAAATACTTGTATATTCTTATAGTCAGCTACCTAAACTAAGTTTTAGAGTAATCAACAGATAAAAGATTTTCTGAGCAGCTTTAAAAATTGCAAACCCAAATAGTTGTACATGTTCCATGCCCAAAGCATGTCATGGATTATCCTGTTTATTTGGATCTTATTTAAAGAACACCCTATTGTCTCAAAATCATTTaactgtgcagacagctggcctATTCAAACAACATGTTTTATTAGAAttcctctgtccttcctcctccatTCTTTCAGATGGGTACAACCACATACTGTGCTTTGCCTTAAGCATGTAAGCTCTTCAAGGCAGGGACCATCCATAATTCAATGCAAGTAAAATAGCCAACACAATGAGATCCAGATAATGTTTGAAACTCCTAGCATCTACTGTAGGATAATTTGCTAGCTTGGACTGGcccaatttttaaaaa contains:
- the FAM53A gene encoding protein FAM53A, translating into MVTLITEKLQNQSLDDLTCKTYNINLYSSEKLNKSGSLFPFDINEESPWKALNGGCPIQTDTTRNSAYSFSVCPFSTSTASNGSLQWQQESSSTSMVSGWISELNLNENSGQPLAPPTKRHCRSLSEPDELSRCRSPWKPGNSKVWTPVSKRRCNSGGSATLQRCNSHGSATLQRSTSISLPQNILSLNNVFTVTSFNTSPVPRPSSASSGFVDSSEGSTSSSTRWNSGGPCDFNPRRRLSLSQEHITETGNLLPSANSTPTSTPELSRRQGLLRCRSQPCVLNEKKSRLKRRREEDVRWNRPSLDFFKMTRTLKNSKSLCSLDYEDDDDDTQMKTIVSSPCDSNDLMNIITPGSSPMKEQLDEVRHHGSCQGSFQTRDYKKAAAVCESDEDTSDCESTEEGIFPLDCGDLDLEQIENN